The genomic region tgataggtatgggtaagaaacagatcaaaatgtaagtccttttttactataaatctccacctttgaccagaccCAACCAGTAgctggctgaatgtgaaagtgaaagtcacttccacatcaAAATGTTGAAGTGAACATGAAAGTGTAGATTATAAtgataatgatctgtttctcacccacaactatcatatcgcttcagaagacatggatttatccactggagtcatatggattacttttatgctgactttatgtcctttttggaccttctgagatttggtcactattcatttgcattgtaagggccaacagagctgagatattcttctaaatatcttcatttgtgttctgcagaagatagaaagtcatatgcatctggggtggcatgaaggtgagtaaatgatgagagaattttcatttttgggtgaattattcctttaattcaacAACTCCCTTCAACAACTGTTGTATTTATTGAAGAACATACAGTTCTTCAAACTTATGGAATCACAAAATTAACTTCTATTGTCTATTGACACTCCAAATATCTGTTAATATAAAAGTTTGAAAACAAGCACCTTTGTCATCATTACAGCAGAATTACCATGAGGAAATACAGTATTTTAGTCTACATGGGGGTGGGgccttatatatttatttaaaaatgggaGGCCTTGGAGTCAAATAGGTTTAGAACAACTTTACTAATTAACTTTGCCAGTTATCACTTTCCCCAATTAGGACTTTCATTTCAGCATAATATGAAGATGTTATAAACTAAGAAACATTCCGActcaaattcttcttcttttattttttttatttattttgtatttattattttttaagtttagtttagCAACTTGATATTTTGAATCTTGTCGGTTTTATTGTGATTCTTAAAACAATCCCTGACAGAAGTTCATATTGAAGGGAGATAGGAATAGTGGGCTACTCATTCATGGCTATGACCATATAAGGGCGACCGACGAGGAAGAACCTTCACCCCCCCAACGTTCCCCTTTCCAAAAGGTTTTATTTGCTGGACTGAGGAAAACACCTCACTAATCTGAAACAGCCTGCGGGCAGCCATATTCTCAGATTAACGCAggaaaaatcaattagtctaggATGTAAATCAATAATCTTCTTAATCTCCGGGAGGATAAACGTAATTATAATCATAACACTTTTTATAGGCGCTGTTTACGCATTTGAGAGGATTATTACAGAATCGCAGGACTTTATCGCTCACTGTCGCTACATTCCCTATTGTTCCAGATTAATGAAACCGATGCTGTTAATCAGGATCAAATATGAGTCGTGATTTAATGGGTTTAATTGAAGTTAACTAAATATTTGAGTAGCCACAATTCTGTTATTCGATTAAGAAGAATTTATACAGTGGATACCACTGAGACGCCGAATCTGACGcatgtattattttgtatttattttatttcctgctgatattagaagaatatcttgctGATATTGCAAGGATAAACCAGTGCCTTTCTTAGACGTTACGGAACAATATATCCCCGATGAAACGTGTTGGTGTGACATTTAAGAAAGAGCACTTTATTTGTTCATTGTTCTGAATGAAGGAATCTCTCTCCACGCACCACGACTGCCGTTCTAATTTGTCTGGCAAGCTGGAGTACGAGCGCTCAGTGCGCTGTTGCTGCTCCTGTTGCTCTGGCACATGTGGCTGGATTCCCAGGCATCCCCAGTGTTCTGCAGCTTGCGCTTCTTACCATCTATGACCCTTCAAAGAGGCCGTGAAAACGCAAGGCTTCTGTATTCAATGGTTGTCTACCAGTCAGCCTTTTTGAATACCAGGTCAATAAATGTAAAGTGTACGAAGAATGAAAGCCACTTGACAGGCGCATCGACAAAGTGTGAGGCCTTTTATCGTTTTACATTATCcaacccccccaacacacactaGGACTAATACCACTCACATTATGTGGCTAATGTTTCAACAACTGTTGGCTATCTGTTATTGAATTCTGgggggaaataaaacaaaacaaaaaaaacaaaaaaaaatgtgttattttttttagaacCTATAGATTACCTTTGCACCGTCAAAACCCTATTACTTTGTTAATCCAACCAATTATTGTCATTGATTGATCATTTAATCCGCCCTTTTATCTAATCCTTCCTCTAATCCTGTTTGACACTGGAGATTACACAGATTGTCCGTAATTCTCCACTAAGGAATTACAATTTCAATTCTTTGACGTTTTTCCTCTCATTAATCCACGTTTTCTAAAACAACTcgaacatattattattattattattattattattattattataatgtctGTTCAGAAAATCCATGTGTTGCTATTCCCATGCAAGCCCAAGGTCTGCAGCAGCCACGGCCGCTGAGATATGTGACATTTGTTAATTGATAGCGCAAAGGTGACCGTCACGGTCCAGTCTGTGCTTAATTGTTGAATGACTGGCTTTGCCGAACAACCGGTGGGCGCTCAGGTGCCACTTCTGTCGCACCACAGTGGACTACAGGTGCACCATTCGAATCCTGAGCGTTTATATGCAGTTTATGCACTTAAATGTAAGTGTCGTTAAGTGACTTGTGTGAGTTAACATACAATCATAAAACATGAGACAATATGATCTTGAACTGGGCTAAATGTTTGAATAAGTAAGAGCATAAATTCTGAAGAGTTTGCACTTCGTCGTTTTTTAAACTTTCCCCATCCTCCATTACAAAGTTGATTAACAACATTTTTGTATTATTGCATTTAtcaacacatttctttttttatattataaattcgTGTTTTAGCATACAAGCTGCACGGCTGCTCTGTTCATTCACTGCCGGCAGTGGGTCTTTGAGAGCAGAGAGCGCGCAAGTGGTGTGATTCCCACGGATTGTCCCTCGCGTTGCAGCTTGTAGCGGGGTGTGCAACAACCATACACTCACCAgaccttttttttccccttttaccAACAAAGTGACCCCCTCCATCTTTATTTGAATAGTAGAGAATAAGGGTTGTTTATTGGCTCCAACCAGTTAGCATCTCAGGTACCAGCATAATTTGTTGTGAGGTGTCTTACAAACCTCCTCATTGGCGACTACTGTGAGACACACTCTTTTAATGCCACCAGCCCCCTAATAAAACCATACCCGCTGTCGTTTCTCCGCTGGTTATATTAATTCTTGTTTGTTATTCAGTGACTTCTATAATGATGTCtcctgttaaaaaaacaaacaaacaaacataagcacttcatttattttgttattatataGGCCTATGCCAAAAACTCCCTCGTTTCTAAAAATCTATGGAATCTATCGGTCAAATTAGTGCCGCTCCCCAAACTCTCATCATTGTGTTTGATCCTTTATTTAAATTCAATTTATAAAATTAGTTTGTAAAAAAGACAATTAACGCTATTTTACTATGAAAATGAACGTTATTTACAAGACAAcaaattcatgtttttttctttttttatatttttcttttttttattaatatataaatagtgGTTGATATatcatcgtttttttttttttttttttttttttcattttcatgaaaTGAATCTGCTCAAACATGAGAAAATGCACAAACTCTTTCCATGGGATATTAGTTATGGACACAATATTCACAGTTCTAGGAATTTTCACTAAAACACTGCTCTTTGATGGGCTTACTTTCACATGTTAAATATCACGGCAGCACAATGCAATAAATAATAAGATATCTCGGTTAAACGATAAATAGCCTAACTTTTTACAAAACGGAGAGACAATCGTTTCATTTGTCATTCTGCAAATGCATCATGTACATTTCAACAAGgatcatttttatgtttgtttttccttttaataTGTTTCTTTCTGCCTGTACAAGAACACGTATTGTCACCGATAAGTCGTTCAGGGTGACTATGGGTTGTTCTTTTTGAAAGCTAAAGACGCCCCCGCTTTCTGCAGCTCTCGCCTTATTCTTGTGATTGTTTCTTGAGCAGGCGAGTGTCCACTGCTTCGTGCGGCCAGGCATCCTAAAACCCGTGATTGATGAGAGACCTATTCTTTACCCTTTCTGCCTCTTAAATGACAGCTCCTAGTCCTTTCACTGGcatcactcacacacaaatgtttgtgctgttgtattgtatggacctcgTGGACAACCAATGGGGCTTTAACATAGCTGCATGACTTGATAATTAAGAGCCCGATGGAAGGGGCTTCGCCGCACGCGAATGGTGAGCGCTTGAATGGAAGACGTGGTTACCTGCTTGAAGAGGAGCCTCAAGGTGACAGGGTCAACAGTACATACCTCCCTGACCTCTTAATTACATGTGATAACTGTGTGCACTTTAACCATTGGCTGTTAATGGTAGAAAGGCAAACGGGTAGACAAAACCAACATTTGAGTCTCAACTATTAAGACTGAGTGTGCACACCATGTCCCTTAGCCATGCTATtactgatctgtctgtctgtctgtctgtctgtcccaaTTCACATCAGATCTGGAAAACTGGTAGAAAAGTTACATGCAACCCGCATATGTTTATACCGGCATTGGTTATTTTAAAGAAGTACATTTGAAATAGTCCTGCAGGGAAGTTCTATAGGCCTTATTATTTGGTGCTCTCATATATTATTTCTGTATTGGCTCTAAAACGTTTCGTTCTCCAAAATTACATTGCCTACATCTTTCTTTTAAGTCGATAATATAGTgttaaacaatacaaaacaattgaaaacaggCCTACAATTGCCTACGTTTTTTAAGGCCATGTTTAACTTCTGATCTCAAATTGAGGTTTGACTAAGGCATAAATGGATGGAAAGAGGATTTTTATGATATAGTTGTCAATATAGTCCGTGAAAAGGACCCCCAATCGCTTTGTCGACAATTTAGGACCATGTCTGTGTTTTGGGCTCAGGGGGCGTGTACTGGGGGTGGCCTGCAAAGATGCCTTACCCTAAGGTGAGCTGCCTCATCTGCAGGCGCTGTGGATGCTTTGCGCTGATTGGTTGGCTCTTACGGTCAATGGCACGCGACTATGGATGTAGTTATAAGAATCCTCGCGTGCCGCCTTTCAAACTGAACCAACTCTTGAGCATCAAGAGGAAAGATCGAAGAGTCGGCGATTGTTGTTACTGGGCAACACCAACACAGCACAAAAATGGACACTGTGTTGGATCCATTCACAGGCTTAGATTCCTTCTCCTCCCCTTATTTTGACGACGATGACTTCTTCACGGATCAGTCGTCGAGGGACCACTTGGACACAGACGAGTTTTTGGACGAGGATGTCGATTTTCTCACAAATCAAATCCAAGAATATTATAAGGACAGTCGGATATCACAGCACGGAGATTATTGTGATGTTGGCAACTTCTCTTTTTCTTCCTCGTCTTCGACTTTCTCATACGGATGCGCTGACAGCACCTCGGAGCTGTCCCCTCACAGAGGAGACGGTCCCTCTCTAAAGAGGCGAAGGCGCATGAGATCCGAAGGAGAGATGCAACAGTTGCGTCAAGCTGCCAACGTCCGGGAGCGACGGAGGATGCAGTCCATTAACGATGCTTTCGAGGGACTTAGATCTCACATCCCTACTTTACCATACGAGAAAAGACTCTCAAAAGTTGACACTTTACGACTAGCAATCGGCTATATAAATTTCCTTGCAGAACTTGTGCAGTCCGACATGCCGATCCGGAACCCAAATAGTGACTCTTTAAACCAACCCAAAAAAGTCATCATTTGCCACAGAGGAACGAGTATGtataattatcattatgattatattctttcttttattattattattactattattattattattattattattattattaaaacaactgTTCTTTCCTAGGATCCCCATCTCCAAATGATCCTGACTACGGGTTGCCTCCTCTCGCGGGCCACTCTCTTTCATGGACTGATGAGAAGCAGCTGAAAGATCAGAACATCATTAGAACAGCGAAAGTATGGACACCAGAGGACCCAAGAAAGTTGCACTTGAAGTCATCTATAAACAACATTGAGAATGAGCCCCCCTTTAATTTCATTTCCTAAGGCAGTGTAAGACGTTATTGTATCTACTGTATACAATGTTGTGTACAACTGAATTGTATGGATatatccatgttttgttttttgtaatatattattattgtgactGTATTGATCTGTATTTCAGCTCTTCAGTCTGAAATGAACATAAGGCCACTGGCAATCATTTTGTGTCGTacatatttaattgttttaattgtgCTGTAATATATATTTGTTCTAATTTAATACGGATTGtgtgcaaaacaaaacatatttttatacGAACGAAACACGTAAAATCGTCTATATTTATACTGATGTCACAATAAATCTGTCTATCTTATTTTCATGTGTTtgcatctttgatttttatgaaaaaatgatACATTATCCAATTCCTAACACCAAAATGCACCCCCAAAATCTCAAGCTTGACATCAATTAATCGAAAGCTCTATGTCCTGTTTGGTTACAGGCTGGTTGTTCTAattattcattttgtgttggGCGTGGTTAAAAAGTCTGATTCAAAATTGAATTAATTTAGGCAATCAGACATCTTGTGGTGGGCCTACACAATACAATTCTAACATTGGGCGTACACTATGATAGCGTAAATATGACTTGCATCTTGTTGACAGGGCATTCTTTCTTTCATGACAATGAGGGGACCAGAGTCAAATCGTGCGATTAACTGAAACTAAAACCCAATTTTTCGAATAAACAGTCTTATGTGAGGTGTGAAGCCTTTGATATAGTGAACAACAGCTGACATGGCACAATTTATCATTACGGAAATCTGACGGACCCACGCTGTGACTGTGACAGTTTGAGtgagaaacaaaaataaataaataaataaataaataaaaataagaggaACGAGAAGAGGCATGACGTTTCCTTGTGCCTTGGGCAGTTGGCCTGGGTACACTGCAGGTGCTTCAAGGCAAAATTTTCCCGTGGTATCCACTTGTGTTCTGTGTAACCATTTGTCTCTACGTCAGCTCTCGCAGTTATTAAGAGGTAGCCCAAACACATGTCCATGTCCACATGTTCAATGTAAACTCGCGAAGAGCGCTTGGAAGCCAATATTACGGATGGACTGGATCAAAGGTATTTATTTAATactataattatttaatgattcagtTGAATGTATAATGTAAGGTTTGTTCTTGATTGTAGTGCAGGCTGTAGCCTATCCCATTATTAATACACTGTCACAGTGTGTACAATCAAACGAATAGGGGAGGCAATGGTtaacaaagtaataataataatagtaataatgatgataataataacgtttaatgaatttatttactaCCCTAATTTGTTAGTTGTTACCGTCGTATGTTTATAATGTGGGGGTATCTATTTAATATTATAGCGTCAGCAACATTTTGCAAACTCCATTGTAAACTTTcctaatgaattaaataaaattttaactgATCGACATAATCCAACCTTTCCACGTATTAGCGCCTCATTAAACGCGTAGATTTCTGCTTTCTAGAGCGCAGGACTAAAACCATGTAATCCCATTATACTCATTAGAAAGTCAAATGTTAGCAAGTCAGACTTAACTAAGATAAAGGACCCTAAACGTCTTCTGGCGATTTCATCTAGTCTATTTACCCGTGGTAACATTTCAATTTGATTAGGGGAGGAGGACAGACAAAAATGCTGCTATCATTGTATTTTGGCAACTCATGCTACTGAAAGAGAGTTTTTTCAAAGCAGGCAGGCACAGTACAAAACCCTTAAAGCATCTTTTGGAAGTGCGCCGATGGAGCGGAAGAAAAAGGCTGATGCACTGAATCTTTTGAGGTTTTTATTTTGTCACTTTGGGGTTTTAGCTTGGCAAAGCTTAAATGCAGCCTTTTCTTTCTTGTAAGGTTTATACCCATTAGCCTGTTATGTGTTGCAAAAACCCATCGACCCTTTTGCAAAGTCAAGATGTGGTAACCCTGTCCACAGCAGTGGATGGATAGCTAGCTAATGgtattttatggagttttgtagtCATATTTTAGTGCAGGGCGATCTCGTGTAGACTATGCACAGTTTGAGATGCGGAGATTACATAGTTCAGCAGTTACTTTAGTAGtcttaatcaaatcaaataaataaatcaatgagTGAATGAATCAACCAACAACCGGAattatccagttaaataaaaatgtgattttcatTCTTTTCCTGTGTGCGTCAAAGCAGAACGCATTATTTTGCGCAGTGAGTGGTAAATATTAAGGTGTAGGAAAAGATCTTGTAAGTCTGTCGTCgccaccatcatcatcattttcGAGCTCCATCTGTAGTCCACACCTAATTATCAAGAAAAGTGAAATGATTACGCTTGGTTTATAACTATCAATGTCATCTTTTAATATCCTGCAATCCGCACTAAGCCTATGAGTTACTGGGAACAACGCCTATCAAGATTCTCATAAGCTTTAAATCTGCTCATATTGGGattatggctttaaaaaaaatatggagGATCCTTGAGTTTACCGAGTTTTCATTAGTGAATGGCAACAGTGGCATTGGGGTGCCAGCTGCCAGCATGAACAAACACCAGTTGATTCCCATTCACCAAATCCCCGATACCCAAACCTTTCAACGCCTTCTAAATCCCCCATGTCCAAGTCGCCTCTGGTGGTACAGTGTGATCCTCAACAACAAACACttattatttgtcaaaaaataTTACCTCGGGAGGGCACAAGTGCACGAACTAACAGGTGCTTGAATCTGGACGAGAAAGCCAGGCTCATCATGCACCGGGTGTATGGGGGTACTTTGTTGCCAAAGTAAAGACTGTCCAGGCGCCTCTGCACGGTGCTAAGGGTCCAGACAATTGCAATGATATCTTTATTGCTAGGGCTATGTCCTAGGCTTTAAAATATCTGTCCCTGTCGAGTTTCTCTTCGATGCACCTGGTATTTCAAACTTGTTCTTTTTGTGCGTCTGGGTCCTGGACAGCAGCTGCTAAAAACAAGCAAAGAGGGAGGCCCGTCGCCGTCTACAACGTCTCCAAGACGTGTTGGCATGGTTTTCTTGTCTTTAATGTACCATTACCCTTTGTCTTTGCACAATATGGGAACAGTAAAGCATGACAAGTGttataataaaacacaatttcaATTATACACCCGGATTTAGGGCTCCAACGCTAGCCAGCAAACAGTATTGTTTTGTCCTCCAAGTTCTCAGGCAATAGTCCCATGGCCGTGCCTTGATCAACCCATTAAATTTATGTCCACCAATTTTTCACGTACATAAAAAAAGGACCGAAGCGCTGCCTCCTAAGGACATTGATGTCCTTGCCATCACCTGGCGTTTAGAACACAGTTCAATTTAGAGAGAAGGGTAGCCTAATGTGGGGCGCTTCGTAAAGTGATTCCGTTAACATAAGGCCCTCAC from Myxocyprinus asiaticus isolate MX2 ecotype Aquarium Trade chromosome 5, UBuf_Myxa_2, whole genome shotgun sequence harbors:
- the LOC127440483 gene encoding pancreas transcription factor 1 subunit alpha, with translation MDTVLDPFTGLDSFSSPYFDDDDFFTDQSSRDHLDTDEFLDEDVDFLTNQIQEYYKDSRISQHGDYCDVGNFSFSSSSSTFSYGCADSTSELSPHRGDGPSLKRRRRMRSEGEMQQLRQAANVRERRRMQSINDAFEGLRSHIPTLPYEKRLSKVDTLRLAIGYINFLAELVQSDMPIRNPNSDSLNQPKKVIICHRGTRSPSPNDPDYGLPPLAGHSLSWTDEKQLKDQNIIRTAKVWTPEDPRKLHLKSSINNIENEPPFNFIS